The Elusimicrobiaceae bacterium genome includes the window ACGTTCTTGGCGTAGAGCTGGCTGGCGTCATGCGCGAGCCGGCCGGGCACGTTATCGTGCCCGATTATTTTAACGCCGTGTTTTTCCACGATGCGGCCGTGCTCGGCCAGTTCGCAGTTGCCGCCCATTTCGCTGGCAAGGTCAACGATTACCGCGCCCGCTTTCATGGTTCTGACCATTTCGCCCGTGATCAGCACTGGCGCTTTCCTGCCGGGTATCAGCGCGGTGCAGATGACGATATCCTGTTTCTTCATCGTTTCCGCGATCACTTCGGCCTGTTTGCGCTTGTAGTCCTCGCTCATTTCCCTGGCGTAGCCGCCTTTGGTTTCCGCGTCCTTCGCCGCGTCGGAATCCACTTCGATAAATTTCGCGCCGAGGCTCTCCACCTGTTCCCTGACCGCAGGGCGCACGTCGAACGCCGATACAACCGCGCCCATGCGCTTTGCCGTTGCGATCGCCTGAAGGCCCGCCACGCCCGCGCCCATAATGCACACTTTCGCCGGCGCGATCGTGCCGGCCGCCGTCATCATCAGAGGCAATGCGCGTCCGAACTCGTAGCACGCGTCTATGACGGCGCGGTAGCCCGCCAGGTTCGACTGCGAAGACAGCACGTCCATGCTTTGCGCCCTTGAAATGCGCGGCATCAGTTCCATGGCAAAAACGTTCACGCCCTGCCGCGCGCAGGCGCTTAATGTTTCCTTGTCGGTTCTGGCATCCATCGTGGAAATAAGAACCGCGCCTTTCCGCATCATTTTGATTTCCGGGGCGGTGGGTTTTTTCACTTTGAAGATCAGTTCGGCGCCGGCGTACAGTTCCTGCGCCGTCTGGGCGACGGCCGCGCCGGCGGCGGTATAATCCGCGTCGGAAAACGAGGAGGGCGCGCCCGCGCCTGTTTCAACTGTGACGGACAGGCCCAGTCCGATAAATTTCTTAACCGTTTCGGGCGAGGCCGCGACCCGTGTTTCCCCGGGCCTGATCTCTTTGGGTATTGCGGTTTTCATGTGATTTTTTCTCCGTTATTGCGCTCGGTGTTACGCCAGAATTATAACACATTTCCCGGTGCCAAAAAAGCGCGCCCGGCGCCGCGGATGGGGAGGGTCAGAGCAGGGCGGCGAAAACGTCGCGCGGCGAATCGGCCAGCTTCTGCAGCCCGGCGTAAAACAGGGCCGCGTCGTACCCGTCCGCCAGCGCGTGATGCATCTGAAGCGATACCATCATCGTGACATCGGAGCCGGAACCGGAGTACTTGCCCCAGGTGATGCGCGGGATCGAGTCTTCCGCGGCCGCAACCGGGTTTATAAGGCTGGTCAGCCGCAGCCACGGCAGGCAGGAAACATAGAGCGAGTCGTCCTTATGGTCGTCTTCGAGATACAAATGGTCCAGCCCGCGCGAGCGGTCTTCCTTTTCATTGTATACGCGGATGAATTCCGCCGGGTTTTCGTGATATGGCGCGGTGCAGAAGTTGTAGCGGCCTTCCGGTTTGGTGCCGAACGCCGGCGCGATGCCGACCACTTCATGCTCGATCACTCCGCCCGGCCGCAGGCGCAGCCGAAACGCCTGTATCCCGTTGCCCGCGCGGCAGACGATGTAGAGCATCAGCCGGTAAAACGACAGCTTATGCCGTTTTGAAAACGCCGCCAGTTCCGACACGTTGATGTCCGCCGAAACGGCGAAGTGCGGAAACTGGAACCTGCGGAACGTGGTGTAGATGTCTTTTCTGTGCCAGGAGTCAATGTCCAGTTCTTTCATCGTTATACATGCCTCAGAGCGTCGGTTATTTTCATTTTCGCGGCGTGCCGCGCCGCCAGATAGGCTGACAGCGCCGACAGGCCGACCAGCCCCGCCCAGCACAGCGGCGCAAGCAGCGGAAAAAGCGCCGGGTGGACTGAAAACATTACCGGCCGCGCGAAAGTCGGCGGGGTCCACATGATTTTTGACAGATTGATCGCCCACGCCGCCGCAAACGCCAGCGCTACGCCCGTCGTCGCGCCCGCCGCGCCCAGTATTACGCCTTCCGTAAGAAACATGCGTATGATGTGCCGTTGTTTAAGCCCCAGCGCGCGCAGCGTGCCTATTTCGGCGGTGCGCTCGACCACGCTCATGCTCATCGTGTTGGCCACGGTGAACAGCACTATTATGCCCATGATGATAGCGATGAACGCGAAAATGGTGTCAAGCATGGCGATCGCCTGGCCGTAAGACGGGTTGAGGGTTTCGTAATCAAGCGCTTCCAGATCCGGCCGGGTGGCGGCCAGCAGCGCGGCGACGATTTTTTTTGCGCGGGCGAGATCCCGCGTGTCTTTAAGCTGGATGATTATGCCGCTCGCTTTTTTTTCGCCGCGCCCGTACAGCAGTTCCTGCGCGCGCGACAGATGCAGCCCGGCGAACGAGTCGTTCTGCTCCTTGATGCCGAGTGTCATGGCCTTGTTTATATAAAAATCCACCACATTGGGCGCGCCGTGCTGGGTGGCGGCGATGAGATCAATGCGCGGGCGCGGATCCGGCGCGCGGGACTGGACGAGCTCCGAGTCCAGAAACGAAAAATCGGTTTTCGGCCCGGCGGGTTCCGCCGGCTGCGGCCTGGCGGGGCAGTCCT containing:
- a CDS encoding CatA-like O-acetyltransferase, whose amino-acid sequence is MKELDIDSWHRKDIYTTFRRFQFPHFAVSADINVSELAAFSKRHKLSFYRLMLYIVCRAGNGIQAFRLRLRPGGVIEHEVVGIAPAFGTKPEGRYNFCTAPYHENPAEFIRVYNEKEDRSRGLDHLYLEDDHKDDSLYVSCLPWLRLTSLINPVAAAEDSIPRITWGKYSGSGSDVTMMVSLQMHHALADGYDAALFYAGLQKLADSPRDVFAALL
- a CDS encoding FtsX-like permease family protein, whose translation is MKITVLSARNVLRNPRRSLATVSAAALSAAAILLFGGFTASVQKLLETAIVRACGHMQIYARGYYEFGGAGGDAPAISGYAEVLESLENSAGLKELATMVTPVQSVSGIASNFKADASRVFRGLGVVPSEYTALDRWNSYNIQLYELDETPGVADSDLNGGIIGSGLARILGLCAELGIKDCPARPQPAEPAGPKTDFSFLDSELVQSRAPDPRPRIDLIAATQHGAPNVVDFYINKAMTLGIKEQNDSFAGLHLSRAQELLYGRGEKKASGIIIQLKDTRDLARAKKIVAALLAATRPDLEALDYETLNPSYGQAIAMLDTIFAFIAIIMGIIVLFTVANTMSMSVVERTAEIGTLRALGLKQRHIIRMFLTEGVILGAAGATTGVALAFAAAWAINLSKIMWTPPTFARPVMFSVHPALFPLLAPLCWAGLVGLSALSAYLAARHAAKMKITDALRHV
- a CDS encoding Re/Si-specific NAD(P)(+) transhydrogenase subunit alpha — translated: MKTAIPKEIRPGETRVAASPETVKKFIGLGLSVTVETGAGAPSSFSDADYTAAGAAVAQTAQELYAGAELIFKVKKPTAPEIKMMRKGAVLISTMDARTDKETLSACARQGVNVFAMELMPRISRAQSMDVLSSQSNLAGYRAVIDACYEFGRALPLMMTAAGTIAPAKVCIMGAGVAGLQAIATAKRMGAVVSAFDVRPAVREQVESLGAKFIEVDSDAAKDAETKGGYAREMSEDYKRKQAEVIAETMKKQDIVICTALIPGRKAPVLITGEMVRTMKAGAVIVDLASEMGGNCELAEHGRIVEKHGVKIIGHDNVPGRLAHDASQLYAKNVLTFFGELFDRKDSRIAYNMENEIIKGTLAVKDGAIAIPELN